The following proteins are co-located in the Synechococcus sp. PROS-U-1 genome:
- a CDS encoding Crp/Fnr family transcriptional regulator, which yields MPRLQTVLLDPAGRDQATVLEVLEGVCRVYCPCEETEGMTLAFLQSGDRLRTDRMCSEGACVEALTALKFRRDSVSTDEMGIDAVNEWTLQLLRVRHLGQAEQRLHALLALLVNRLGLRCSDSYQLPFRLTHDRFGELIGATRVTTTRLLSKWRQADLVAMAPGDVTMRLSPDLISSSPLQF from the coding sequence ATGCCAAGGCTGCAGACCGTCTTGTTGGATCCTGCTGGCCGAGATCAGGCCACTGTTCTTGAAGTCTTGGAAGGCGTCTGTCGGGTGTATTGCCCTTGCGAAGAGACCGAGGGCATGACGTTGGCGTTCTTGCAGTCAGGTGACAGGCTCCGCACTGACCGCATGTGCAGCGAAGGTGCTTGTGTTGAAGCACTTACGGCATTGAAGTTTCGCCGTGATTCCGTCTCCACGGACGAAATGGGTATCGATGCCGTGAATGAATGGACCTTGCAGCTCCTGCGTGTCCGTCATCTCGGTCAGGCAGAACAGCGTCTTCATGCTCTTCTGGCTCTTTTGGTGAACCGACTGGGTCTCCGCTGCAGCGACTCCTATCAGCTCCCCTTTCGTCTCACCCACGATCGCTTTGGTGAGCTAATTGGAGCAACACGCGTCACCACAACGCGCCTTCTTTCGAAATGGCGTCAAGCTGATTTGGTTGCCATGGCACCTGGTGATGTCACGATGCGATTGTCTCCTGACCTCATCAGCTCATCACCACTGCAATTTTGA
- a CDS encoding alpha/beta fold hydrolase, with translation MKKRKILWIDLQPSLYCLFKRTAQSLGQRYDVKRWSFEHDPDESCDIDIVHALLKQTIEKTIVPVHLVGHGISGTIAYLYAKKYPKNISSVSLLSVDSNSNNQWTAHYQSMRSQLPCSRYHILSHLSRLLIDTHADHVHTIISRLLAKCLDSDFVNGSIIGNTKIENLSKSEIPTLVINGGKDFVVDPCSFNRWKENLKPGDCYQQIVGGRHFFPFNEWNQTSKMIESFIDMIPNESTALACEKFQDLSIIKRNS, from the coding sequence ATGAAAAAAAGAAAAATACTTTGGATTGATCTCCAACCATCTCTCTATTGCCTCTTCAAACGAACGGCACAAAGCTTAGGTCAAAGATATGATGTAAAACGATGGTCATTCGAACATGACCCAGATGAATCCTGCGATATTGATATTGTTCATGCACTGTTAAAGCAAACGATTGAAAAAACTATTGTCCCCGTTCACTTGGTAGGGCATGGGATAAGTGGCACAATAGCTTATCTTTATGCCAAAAAATATCCAAAGAACATCTCCTCGGTGTCATTATTATCAGTCGACAGCAATTCAAACAATCAATGGACCGCACATTACCAGAGCATGCGAAGCCAACTACCATGCTCTAGATATCACATTTTAAGCCACTTAAGCCGTCTTCTTATAGACACTCATGCCGACCATGTTCATACGATAATATCAAGATTATTGGCGAAATGCTTAGATAGTGACTTCGTCAATGGATCGATTATTGGGAACACAAAGATAGAAAATCTCAGTAAATCTGAAATTCCAACACTTGTGATCAATGGAGGCAAAGATTTTGTTGTTGATCCATGTAGTTTTAATCGATGGAAAGAAAATTTAAAACCAGGCGACTGCTATCAACAAATCGTTGGTGGTCGACATTTTTTTCCATTCAACGAGTGGAATCAAACCTCAAAAATGATTGAGTCTTTCATCGATATGATACCCAATGAAAGTACTGCCTTAGCTTGTGAAAAGTTTCAAGATCTGAGCATTATCAAGAGGAACTCATGA
- a CDS encoding iron uptake porin, with protein sequence MTLVRQLLWAPAALGLLAPLAVVNSPAANAAELNINGVSDYASSADQVTSVTQFSDVYPTDWAYQALANLVEQVGCVAGYPNGTFRGNRAMTRYEAAALLNACLDRITEVTDELRRLLKEFETELAILKGRVDGLEARVGELEATQFSTTTKLKGQATWVVGANRFKGSASQRRSESNKLYGGTTFNYDLQLGLATSFTGKDLLTTVLRGGNFDGDGNVFGSGGPSGLAKLETAFQEGDRPNLVAIDKLFYSFPLGDDITITTGPIVGQEDMLAVWPSVYPSDPILDVLTVNGAPGAYNKNKGAGVGVSWAPESGARASANYVAANGASSDTLAGGFATDQAGGTGTLQLGWEGDNWGVAALYSKVQNGQDLIVYATPFAKDHFSARGVTHASALGGFWQPLQSGWLPSLSLGWGINQSETQRKGQVSTSQSWTVGLEWNDVLMEGNNAGMAVGQPVFATDLRGGDTPADGQFIWEWWYQFQVTDNISVTPALFYLSRPMGELTPNGSTFQQLGGLIKTTFVF encoded by the coding sequence ATGACGCTCGTTCGGCAACTGTTGTGGGCTCCTGCCGCCCTTGGCCTTCTGGCCCCTTTGGCTGTTGTCAACAGCCCAGCAGCCAATGCCGCCGAGCTCAACATCAACGGCGTCTCTGATTACGCCTCGTCTGCTGATCAGGTGACCAGCGTCACCCAGTTCTCCGACGTCTACCCCACCGACTGGGCCTATCAGGCTCTGGCCAACCTGGTGGAGCAGGTCGGCTGTGTGGCCGGCTACCCCAACGGCACCTTCCGTGGCAACCGGGCGATGACCCGCTACGAAGCGGCTGCCCTGCTGAACGCCTGCCTCGACCGGATCACTGAAGTGACCGACGAGCTGCGTCGCCTGCTCAAGGAATTCGAAACCGAGCTGGCCATCCTCAAGGGTCGCGTTGACGGCCTCGAGGCCCGTGTTGGCGAACTGGAAGCAACCCAGTTCTCCACCACCACCAAGCTGAAAGGCCAAGCCACCTGGGTGGTCGGAGCTAACCGCTTCAAGGGATCCGCCTCGCAGCGTCGTTCTGAGAGCAACAAGTTGTATGGCGGCACGACGTTCAATTACGACCTACAGCTGGGGTTGGCGACCTCCTTCACCGGCAAGGATTTGTTGACCACGGTCTTGCGTGGCGGCAATTTCGACGGAGACGGCAACGTTTTCGGCAGTGGTGGACCGTCGGGTCTGGCCAAGCTGGAAACAGCATTTCAGGAGGGCGATCGCCCCAATCTGGTGGCGATTGACAAACTCTTTTATTCCTTCCCGTTGGGTGATGACATCACCATCACAACGGGCCCGATTGTTGGCCAGGAAGACATGCTCGCGGTCTGGCCGAGCGTCTATCCCAGTGATCCAATTCTCGATGTGCTCACGGTGAATGGAGCTCCGGGGGCTTACAACAAAAACAAAGGTGCGGGCGTGGGCGTCAGCTGGGCCCCGGAAAGCGGAGCCCGCGCATCCGCCAATTACGTCGCTGCCAATGGTGCATCGAGCGACACCCTCGCTGGAGGTTTCGCCACCGATCAGGCAGGGGGCACCGGCACCCTCCAGCTGGGTTGGGAAGGTGACAACTGGGGTGTGGCTGCGCTCTATTCCAAGGTTCAGAACGGTCAAGACCTGATCGTTTACGCCACACCCTTCGCCAAGGATCACTTCAGTGCCCGGGGTGTGACCCATGCCTCTGCCCTTGGTGGTTTCTGGCAGCCGCTGCAGAGCGGCTGGCTTCCGTCGCTGTCGCTGGGCTGGGGCATCAATCAATCCGAGACCCAGCGCAAAGGCCAGGTGAGCACGAGTCAGTCCTGGACGGTGGGGCTGGAGTGGAATGACGTCTTGATGGAGGGTAATAACGCCGGCATGGCGGTAGGCCAACCCGTCTTCGCGACGGATCTTCGTGGAGGTGACACCCCTGCCGATGGTCAGTTCATCTGGGAGTGGTGGTATCAGTTCCAGGTCACCGACAACATCAGCGTCACGCCTGCGCTGTTCTATCTCTCACGACCCATGGGTGAGCTCACACCCAATGGCTCAACGTTTCAACAACTGGGCGGCTTGATCAAAACCACCTTTGTGTTCTGA
- a CDS encoding calcium-binding protein, with amino-acid sequence MSGQITYVAFSQMSSPKTIKSKSWKGSNKDEWVVGQSNNQKFDGKGGNDAIAGRGGNDTIVGNKGNDHLAGDSGKNVLTGGSGKDKFFFQYKNSGPGYSSVKDFSKGDKIALDSGLSKNYKLKVKGKNSILFEKGNEFAKIEGYKLSKSEIIDYNREGVSFPKPRSMSDDSRSISGASKYYDETWTGTNKSEKYKAHSNKSTLAIGFGGHDTLVGGNKADKLEGKDGNDRLEGGKGNDTLQGGDGNDVLIGGKGNDVFEDDDGKNKWTGGKGKDRFVIEDDDDGFASIKDFNKKQDVLEIDKDYKGWDDARYFVKGGNTRIELDGDVVAELIGYKGNIPNSAIDWD; translated from the coding sequence TTGAGCGGACAAATTACGTATGTTGCTTTTTCTCAAATGAGTTCACCAAAGACTATTAAGTCGAAATCTTGGAAAGGTTCTAACAAAGACGAATGGGTTGTTGGGCAGTCCAACAATCAAAAATTTGATGGCAAAGGCGGCAACGATGCCATCGCTGGCCGCGGGGGCAATGACACCATTGTGGGAAACAAAGGCAATGACCATTTGGCTGGGGACTCCGGCAAAAATGTTTTAACCGGTGGCTCTGGTAAGGACAAGTTTTTCTTTCAATATAAGAATAGTGGGCCTGGTTACTCTAGTGTTAAGGATTTTTCCAAGGGAGATAAAATTGCCCTTGACTCCGGCCTGTCTAAGAATTACAAATTAAAGGTTAAAGGTAAAAATTCAATTCTTTTCGAAAAAGGGAATGAATTCGCTAAAATAGAGGGGTATAAGTTGAGCAAGAGTGAAATAATTGATTACAATAGAGAGGGTGTCAGTTTTCCGAAGCCTCGTTCGATGAGCGATGACTCTCGATCGATTTCAGGTGCAAGTAAATATTACGACGAAACTTGGACGGGGACGAATAAATCTGAGAAATACAAAGCTCACAGCAATAAAAGTACGCTTGCTATTGGCTTTGGCGGTCATGACACGCTTGTCGGTGGCAACAAGGCTGACAAGTTGGAAGGTAAGGATGGTAATGATCGCCTCGAGGGTGGCAAAGGCAATGACACGCTTCAAGGTGGAGATGGAAATGACGTTCTGATTGGGGGCAAAGGAAATGATGTGTTTGAAGATGATGATGGCAAAAATAAATGGACTGGTGGAAAGGGGAAGGATCGATTCGTGATTGAAGATGACGATGATGGATTTGCATCAATCAAGGATTTCAATAAAAAGCAGGATGTCCTTGAGATTGATAAGGATTACAAGGGATGGGATGATGCTCGCTATTTTGTCAAAGGTGGAAATACCCGAATCGAGCTCGATGGTGACGTTGTCGCTGAGCTGATTGGATACAAAGGAAATATCCCTAATTCTGCGATTGATTGGGATTGA
- a CDS encoding ferritin: MLSTSTSRASASIERGPSGRAVAEVIAPDLLNAIQDHLNMERQAHASYFAAAIWFAERELRGFSRFFRDESSSEHEHAAKFAEYIIARGQSVSLKAVEAPLQIWESPADVMASAFQMEVDVTSSLQQLYSMAERVTDTRTTVFLDPMVEMQTQSEHEFAHLLGRVKFADNQAAALLLIDNELDQGNNKPASLQG, from the coding sequence ATGCTTTCAACTTCGACGTCTAGGGCCTCTGCATCTATTGAGCGTGGTCCCTCAGGTCGTGCAGTAGCGGAAGTTATTGCTCCTGATCTGTTGAATGCCATCCAAGACCATCTCAACATGGAAAGGCAGGCACACGCCTCCTACTTTGCAGCAGCGATATGGTTTGCCGAACGAGAACTGAGAGGATTTTCTCGGTTTTTTCGTGATGAATCAAGCAGTGAACACGAACATGCAGCAAAGTTTGCAGAGTACATTATTGCTCGTGGGCAGAGTGTGTCATTGAAGGCAGTTGAAGCTCCCTTGCAGATCTGGGAATCGCCAGCAGATGTCATGGCATCTGCATTTCAAATGGAAGTTGACGTAACATCATCGCTACAGCAGCTTTACTCCATGGCAGAGCGGGTAACTGATACACGCACAACGGTATTTCTAGACCCAATGGTAGAGATGCAAACACAGTCTGAACACGAGTTTGCACACCTCCTCGGACGCGTGAAGTTCGCCGACAATCAGGCAGCAGCCTTATTGCTGATCGACAATGAACTCGATCAAGGCAACAACAAGCCCGCATCACTACAAGGGTGA
- a CDS encoding HupE/UreJ family protein — MAVVLIASPAFAHHPFGMGDSSALTAWQGLISGIGHPLLGPDHLLFLLAIALIGLKRPLAWVVPLLALGLGGSVLSQFIPLPDAIAPWAEALVSLSLVAEGLIALTVLSPFWLCPLIALHGFLLGSTIVGAEATPLLTYFLGLLLGQGALLLLVAAWSKGLLERLGSQGQRLGAGIWMGIGMAFAWVALID, encoded by the coding sequence ATGGCAGTTGTCTTGATCGCCAGTCCGGCGTTTGCACACCATCCTTTCGGCATGGGTGACAGCTCTGCACTGACTGCTTGGCAGGGCTTGATCAGTGGCATCGGGCACCCGCTGCTGGGTCCTGACCATCTGTTGTTCCTGTTGGCGATCGCCTTGATCGGGCTGAAACGCCCTCTGGCCTGGGTGGTACCGCTTCTGGCCCTTGGCCTCGGTGGCAGTGTGCTTTCGCAGTTCATTCCGCTGCCTGATGCGATTGCGCCTTGGGCAGAAGCTCTGGTGTCTCTCAGCCTTGTTGCGGAGGGATTGATTGCCCTCACCGTGCTGTCACCGTTCTGGTTGTGCCCGTTGATCGCCCTCCATGGCTTTCTACTGGGCAGCACGATCGTTGGGGCTGAAGCCACGCCTCTACTGACGTATTTCCTTGGCCTGCTGTTAGGGCAGGGAGCGTTGCTTCTGCTGGTGGCGGCATGGTCCAAAGGGCTGTTGGAGCGTCTTGGCTCCCAAGGCCAGCGGCTGGGTGCTGGGATCTGGATGGGGATCGGCATGGCCTTTGCTTGGGTGGCCCTGATCGACTGA
- a CDS encoding NAD(P)/FAD-dependent oxidoreductase, producing the protein MKRADVVIIGGGPAGCSCALYTARSNLSTIILDKNQAVGALAITHKIANYPGVAGDVSGEELLNIMRTQAINYGAEYKQAQVYGISISDTERIVYTPEGTFIGKTLVLATGAMGRASTLPGENEFLGRGVSYCATCDAAFYKNQEVVVYGSNQEAIDEALVLTKFASTVHWITNNKPNMNSIGIQLLLDSSNVKHWKRTRLTSIEGDENGVTSVKVQSFGQNDAQEIVVQGAFVYSTGSLPITDYLQGLIPINANGGVRINDDMMTDIEGVWAIGDIRNTPFKQAVVACSDGCIAAMAIDKYLNQRKDVRVDWVHR; encoded by the coding sequence ATGAAAAGAGCGGATGTTGTAATTATCGGTGGGGGGCCGGCAGGCTGTTCTTGTGCCTTGTATACAGCGAGATCAAATCTATCAACAATCATCCTTGATAAAAATCAAGCGGTGGGAGCATTGGCGATCACTCACAAGATTGCTAACTACCCAGGAGTAGCTGGTGACGTCTCTGGAGAGGAACTGCTGAACATCATGAGAACACAAGCTATCAATTATGGAGCAGAATATAAACAAGCTCAGGTGTATGGTATTAGTATCTCTGATACGGAAAGAATCGTTTATACACCAGAAGGAACCTTTATCGGTAAAACTTTAGTTTTGGCAACAGGGGCGATGGGTCGGGCGTCGACACTTCCTGGTGAGAATGAGTTTCTTGGCAGAGGTGTGAGTTACTGCGCGACCTGTGATGCGGCTTTCTACAAAAATCAGGAGGTTGTGGTCTATGGATCCAATCAAGAAGCAATCGATGAAGCTCTTGTTCTCACAAAATTCGCGTCAACTGTCCATTGGATTACTAACAACAAACCGAACATGAATTCAATTGGAATTCAATTATTACTTGATTCTAGCAATGTCAAGCATTGGAAGAGAACACGGTTGACATCTATTGAGGGAGACGAGAATGGAGTGACCAGCGTCAAAGTACAATCATTTGGGCAAAATGATGCACAGGAAATCGTTGTCCAAGGTGCATTTGTTTACTCAACTGGTTCCCTACCCATTACCGACTACCTCCAAGGCCTAATACCTATCAATGCCAATGGTGGAGTTCGTATCAACGACGACATGATGACGGATATTGAAGGGGTTTGGGCAATCGGCGATATTCGCAATACTCCTTTCAAACAGGCTGTTGTTGCTTGTTCAGATGGGTGCATTGCAGCGATGGCAATTGATAAATACCTCAACCAGCGCAAGGACGTTCGTGTGGACTGGGTACACCGCTAA
- a CDS encoding 16S rRNA (uracil(1498)-N(3))-methyltransferase — MNIVVLNRRDWQDEQHVRLFDRRADHIRAVLRAAVGDSVRVGELNGLLGHGRICAIDADSVALRVELSQPPPPRHRFDVVLSLPRPKVLRRLFRTVAEYGVANLHLIHSARVEKSYWQSPLLAPDKVHDALLAGMERASDTVVPQVHQYRRFRPFVEDQLKDICAGRPCWIAQMGASLALRETPPRDAVVMVGPEGGFVPFELELAQAVLAQPVHLGSRTLSVDTALTSALAQG; from the coding sequence ATGAATATCGTTGTCCTCAACCGCCGTGATTGGCAAGACGAACAGCATGTTCGTCTGTTTGATCGCCGGGCTGATCACATTCGTGCGGTGCTGCGGGCTGCGGTAGGCGACAGCGTTCGGGTTGGTGAGCTCAATGGCCTTTTGGGTCACGGACGCATCTGCGCGATCGATGCGGATTCAGTGGCGTTACGCGTTGAATTGAGTCAGCCACCGCCGCCGCGACATCGGTTCGACGTTGTTCTGTCGTTGCCGAGGCCGAAGGTGCTGCGCCGTCTGTTCCGCACCGTGGCGGAGTACGGGGTGGCCAATCTTCATCTGATCCACAGCGCCCGAGTGGAAAAGAGCTATTGGCAGTCGCCTTTACTCGCACCGGACAAGGTTCATGACGCGTTGCTGGCCGGGATGGAACGCGCGAGCGACACCGTGGTTCCACAGGTGCATCAATACAGACGCTTTCGCCCTTTTGTGGAAGACCAGCTGAAGGACATCTGTGCGGGACGGCCTTGCTGGATTGCACAGATGGGGGCCTCCCTCGCGCTGCGCGAAACACCTCCGAGGGATGCTGTGGTGATGGTGGGTCCGGAGGGTGGTTTTGTTCCCTTTGAACTGGAGTTGGCTCAGGCCGTGCTGGCGCAGCCGGTGCATCTCGGATCGCGCACATTGAGTGTGGACACGGCCCTCACCAGCGCCCTAGCCCAGGGATGA
- a CDS encoding helix-turn-helix transcriptional regulator translates to MRGEIRASHHPEALAMEIQSNQGLLVTGDVNPNIINIALERGPHLHLNRVQGHALPENAMSGFNCQKKEIYYSVSPGSKLCAGFLKKKIVIDIADHLYGEFALDILASNNIRRIEPWRFTLLSNSILNRLNTIDGRNQIPSITTDLATSLVDALCCYQGVDPDAEKPLPNNDLVRNFVKHSLEKGTKEPISIDQLTDSLFTSKSVLSSAIKKSTGLTPLTFLRNVRLEQVRTELIKGDPKTSVIEVAHRYGFPSRGHFSRYYREQFGELPRETLAKD, encoded by the coding sequence ATGCGCGGCGAAATTCGCGCTTCACACCATCCAGAAGCTTTGGCAATGGAGATTCAATCCAACCAGGGCTTGTTGGTTACAGGCGATGTAAATCCAAATATCATCAATATTGCTTTAGAAAGAGGCCCGCATCTTCACCTGAACAGAGTTCAGGGCCATGCGTTACCAGAAAACGCAATGTCTGGCTTTAACTGCCAGAAAAAGGAAATCTATTACTCCGTGAGTCCTGGATCCAAGCTTTGTGCAGGCTTTCTCAAGAAAAAAATTGTAATAGACATTGCAGATCACCTCTATGGAGAATTTGCACTCGACATACTTGCATCCAATAACATACGCCGCATCGAACCTTGGCGGTTTACTTTGTTATCTAATTCCATCTTAAATCGCCTCAACACAATCGATGGTCGCAACCAAATTCCTTCCATCACAACTGACTTAGCAACATCCCTCGTCGATGCTCTCTGCTGCTATCAAGGGGTTGATCCCGATGCCGAGAAGCCGCTTCCCAACAATGATCTTGTCCGTAATTTCGTAAAGCACTCATTGGAGAAAGGGACAAAAGAACCGATTAGCATTGATCAACTCACAGATAGCTTGTTCACCAGCAAGTCGGTTTTATCATCGGCCATTAAAAAAAGCACAGGCCTCACTCCACTCACCTTTCTACGCAACGTCAGGCTTGAGCAAGTGCGAACCGAACTGATCAAAGGTGATCCTAAAACGTCTGTGATCGAAGTTGCCCATCGGTATGGCTTCCCCAGCCGTGGCCATTTCAGTCGTTACTACCGGGAACAATTTGGAGAACTTCCTCGAGAAACTTTGGCAAAAGATTGA
- a CDS encoding extracellular solute-binding protein, producing the protein MLRFFAPLLLAAPLIAIPSVEAKEVRVYSGRHYNTDRKAFKQFSQQTGIKVRLIEATGISLVERLKREGSNSKADVILLVDSARINNAAQAGLLQPVKTQKLIENIPARYRDPSNRWFGFTRRVRAIIVNPKIIDPNTIKTYADLSKPSLKGKLCLRKRKNVYNQSLVADQIVLKGKAKASAWVKQMVGNVNQPYFSGDVSLIRAVGQGKCGVALVNHYYLARMQAGASGKNDQKITSNIKLIMPNPAHVNISAAGVAKSAKNKKEAIQFIEFLSSPQGTRLIAGPTYEYPLKGLGTAKELKRFGEFTPDNVAISTLGSTQKTAIQVMANAGWR; encoded by the coding sequence ATGCTCAGATTCTTTGCGCCCTTGCTTCTAGCCGCCCCACTCATCGCTATACCCTCAGTGGAGGCAAAGGAAGTAAGGGTTTACTCGGGCCGTCATTATAATACTGATAGGAAAGCGTTCAAACAATTTAGCCAGCAAACCGGAATCAAAGTAAGGCTGATCGAGGCAACAGGCATCTCACTTGTCGAACGGCTTAAACGAGAAGGAAGCAATTCAAAGGCAGATGTCATCTTGTTGGTCGACTCGGCAAGAATTAACAACGCAGCACAAGCGGGACTCCTGCAACCAGTCAAAACACAAAAGCTGATAGAAAACATTCCTGCGCGGTATCGAGATCCCTCCAATCGATGGTTTGGATTCACAAGGCGCGTCAGAGCAATCATCGTAAATCCAAAAATCATTGATCCAAATACAATTAAGACCTATGCAGATTTATCCAAGCCAAGTTTGAAAGGCAAGCTTTGCCTGCGCAAAAGAAAAAACGTCTACAACCAATCGCTTGTTGCCGACCAAATCGTTCTGAAAGGCAAAGCGAAAGCGAGTGCATGGGTCAAACAGATGGTGGGCAACGTAAACCAACCATACTTCTCTGGTGACGTTTCACTGATTCGTGCAGTGGGACAAGGAAAATGTGGCGTTGCACTGGTCAATCATTATTACTTGGCGAGAATGCAGGCAGGAGCAAGCGGAAAGAATGATCAAAAAATCACGTCAAACATAAAACTGATTATGCCTAACCCAGCACATGTAAATATTAGTGCGGCTGGTGTTGCGAAATCAGCCAAGAATAAAAAAGAGGCAATTCAGTTTATAGAATTTCTTTCATCACCACAGGGAACACGATTAATTGCCGGCCCAACATATGAGTACCCATTAAAAGGGCTTGGAACAGCAAAAGAGTTGAAAAGATTTGGAGAATTCACTCCTGACAATGTTGCAATAAGCACCCTTGGTTCCACACAAAAAACTGCAATACAGGTGATGGCAAATGCAGGTTGGCGTTGA
- a CDS encoding 2Fe-2S iron-sulfur cluster-binding protein produces the protein MSTFKIELRLPDGIKYFDCPDDEYILEAAEQAGIDMSYSCRAGACSTCVGKIIKGTIDQSDQSFLDDDQMENGYTLLCVAYATSDLIVKTDCEDELW, from the coding sequence ATGTCGACGTTCAAAATTGAATTAAGGCTCCCTGATGGAATCAAATACTTTGATTGTCCCGATGATGAATATATACTTGAAGCAGCAGAACAAGCTGGAATTGATATGAGCTATTCCTGTAGAGCGGGAGCATGCAGCACCTGTGTTGGCAAAATAATTAAAGGTACAATTGATCAATCAGATCAGAGCTTTCTTGACGATGATCAAATGGAGAATGGTTATACGCTGCTATGCGTAGCTTATGCAACATCCGATTTGATCGTAAAAACGGATTGTGAAGATGAGCTTTGGTGA
- a CDS encoding c-type cytochrome — protein sequence MRHFLSIALAALIALISPSVVCAADVAHGEQVFSANCAACHIGGGNVVNGQRTLQQDDLKAYLANYNEGHEEAITYQVTNGKNGMPAFGSNLSAAEIADVAAYVESQSVKGWS from the coding sequence ATGCGTCACTTTCTTTCCATAGCCCTGGCAGCTTTGATCGCGCTGATTTCGCCATCCGTGGTTTGCGCTGCAGATGTTGCCCACGGCGAGCAAGTGTTCTCCGCCAATTGCGCGGCCTGTCATATCGGTGGCGGCAACGTCGTGAATGGTCAGCGCACCCTCCAACAGGATGACCTCAAGGCTTATCTCGCCAACTACAACGAGGGGCATGAAGAGGCCATCACCTATCAGGTGACCAATGGCAAGAACGGCATGCCTGCTTTTGGCTCAAATCTGAGCGCAGCTGAGATTGCGGATGTCGCCGCCTATGTCGAATCCCAGTCAGTCAAAGGTTGGTCCTAA
- a CDS encoding HdeD family acid-resistance protein, with product MSSERQRQIAAVLLILGAVAAILLPFISATLLTLALGGVAFSAGVSQLLRVGQDQPTGKLFRLLSALLYIGGALFILIDPIEGEISLTLFAGVVVLVEGIMELAAGASSKAPMAALMLLDGLLTAGIGLLLVLEWPSDSVWALGTLFGITLLSSAFKLLQQPGGEVA from the coding sequence ATGTCGTCCGAGCGCCAGAGGCAAATTGCAGCGGTGCTGCTGATTCTGGGGGCCGTGGCAGCGATCCTTCTCCCCTTCATTTCAGCGACGCTGCTGACCCTTGCCCTGGGCGGTGTTGCCTTTTCGGCAGGAGTAAGCCAACTGCTGCGAGTGGGGCAAGACCAACCCACCGGAAAGCTGTTCCGACTGCTGTCCGCCCTTCTCTATATCGGCGGAGCACTGTTCATCCTGATTGACCCAATTGAAGGAGAGATCAGCCTGACGCTGTTCGCCGGAGTGGTGGTGTTGGTGGAGGGAATCATGGAGCTCGCTGCGGGGGCAAGCTCGAAAGCTCCGATGGCCGCACTGATGCTGCTGGATGGTTTACTCACTGCAGGCATCGGTCTGTTGTTAGTGCTCGAGTGGCCCAGTGACAGTGTCTGGGCCCTGGGAACACTCTTCGGCATCACCCTGCTGTCCTCAGCATTCAAGCTTCTGCAACAGCCCGGCGGGGAAGTCGCTTAA
- the fldA gene encoding flavodoxin FldA, which produces MAFTIFFATSTGKTEDVADRLKELLPGTEAKDVDNIDSIDELVSAESLICCVPTWNTGADEARSGTAWDDLVQEIPDKDFAGKSVAIVGLGDSSGYSDFFCDAMEELYTAFLQSGAKLIGKVSTEGYTYDDSKSVIDGKFCGLAIDEDNESELTDQRLQAWVQQINAES; this is translated from the coding sequence ATGGCTTTCACCATTTTCTTTGCAACGTCAACGGGTAAAACTGAAGACGTGGCTGATCGACTTAAAGAGCTTCTGCCCGGAACAGAGGCAAAGGATGTCGACAACATTGATTCAATTGATGAGTTGGTCTCTGCCGAGTCTTTAATTTGCTGTGTTCCGACTTGGAATACGGGTGCTGATGAGGCACGATCTGGAACGGCATGGGATGACCTGGTTCAGGAAATTCCAGACAAAGACTTCGCTGGAAAATCTGTAGCCATTGTCGGCCTTGGAGACTCCTCTGGCTATTCTGATTTCTTCTGTGATGCCATGGAAGAACTATATACAGCTTTCCTTCAATCTGGTGCCAAGTTGATTGGTAAAGTGTCGACTGAAGGTTATACCTATGATGATTCTAAAAGTGTGATTGATGGTAAGTTTTGTGGTTTGGCAATTGATGAAGACAATGAGTCGGAGCTTACTGACCAACGACTACAAGCGTGGGTTCAACAAATCAACGCTGAGTCATAA